The sequence below is a genomic window from Brevibacillus agri.
CCGGCGATCCAAACCAACGTAAGCGCGAGCGGGATTCCTTTGAACGTTTTCCAGGCCAGATTTGCCATTGGTCTCACCTACACTTTCTCTTTCACAGCTTCGCCAAACAGCCCTTCCGGCTTGAAGAGAAGCACGAGGATTAGAATGCTGAACGCGAACACATCTTTGTACTCAGCACCGAATGCGCCGTTGGTCAGCGGCCCCATGAAAGCGCCAGACAGCGATTCCAGTAGCCCGAGCAGCACCCCGCCCACCATGGCTCCGCGCAGGTTGCCGATCCCGCCGAGAACGGCTGCGGTAAATGCCTTCAATCCGAGAATGAAGCCGATATAAGGGTCGATCGTCCCGTAATTTTGCGCAAACAGCACGCCTGTCGCTCCGCCGAGACTGGACCCGATCAAAAACGTAAGCATGATTACTTTGTCTACATTTATGGTCATCAGCGAAGCCGTGCTCTGATCCTGCGCTACGGCCCGCATGGCGATTCCCCATTTTGTCTTGTTAATGAACAGCGTCAGCGCAATCATCATCACAATGGCGAGCACAATTACAATCAAGCCCTTGGCTGGAATCGCAGCGAAACTGCCTAAAGAAATCGAACCAGTAAAAAGAGTTGGACTGTTCAGATAAAATTCATTGCGAGCCAGCGCTTCCGTAAAACGAACGAGGTCTTGCAGCAAAAACGATACACCGATGGCAGAAATCAGTGGCACGAGGCGCGGCGCTCCGCGTAGCGGCCGATAGGCGACCCGCTCGATTCCTACTCCGAGCGCACCCGTAATCACCATGGCGATTATCAGTGTCAAGAATAGTGCGACAAAAGGGTTCATGCCTTCCAAAGCCCCCAGGGCGTCAGAGATCAACAATACCTCTGTACCGACAAAGGCCCCGACCATGAAAATTTCTCCATGAGCAAAGTTGATAAATTCCAAAATCCCGTAAACCATTGTGTAGCCCAAGGCCACGACTGCGTACATGAATCCAAGTGTTAATCCGTCAACCAACACCTGAGGCAAAATGTTGAGCATCATGCTTTCCCATCCCTCACTTCTCAATAAACTTGTAGAAATTTTCTGCATCCATTCGCATGACTGGACGTGAGTTTCAGTAGAAAAGGGCGAACACAAGCGTGCCGCCCCGGACTGTATGAGGCATGAAAGAGTGTACGGTGATGTTGGCTGCGATTACTCGGCCTTGCCTACAAAAGTGGACTTGTCCTTGTCATACTTGTAAATGAATACATCTGCGTTTACGTTGTCACCTTTTTCATCAAAGGTAACTTTTGTGAATTGCCCCTGAAAATCTTTCGTTTTGTGAACTGCTTCGAGGACTTGCTCGCGTGTTGGTTTTTTGCCACCATTCGCTTTGATTGCTTCCATGACGCCGTTGAGGATGACGTTCATGGAGTCGAAACCGTAGACGGAGTAGGTTTCAAGAGGTTTGTTCGTCGTTTTCTTGTACTCTTCGGCCCACTTCTTGCCCTCTTCGGTCTGCGTCACGTCACCTGCCACTGACGTAAACACGACACCTTCGACGGCATCGCCGGCTATTTTAATCATATCAGAAGAGTCCAAACCGTCGCCACCCATAAAATATCCCTTGTATCCTTTTTCACGGGCTTGCTTGACCAAAATTCCGCCCTCCGGATAAAGTCCCCCGAAAAAGATGATGTCAGGGTTTTTTGCCGTTACCTGGTTCAGTACGGCACTGTAATCTTTTTCGCCTTGCGTGATGCCTTCGTAGCCGAGGAGCTGCACGCCGTCTTTTTCAAACTGCAGCTTCACCTGGTCGCTCAAGCCCTGGCCGTATGCGGTCTTATCATGAATGATGAAAGCTGTTTTCACGCCGAGCGTGTTTTTCGCATACATGGCCGCTTTCGGTCCCTGGGCGTCGTCGCGAGCACAAATCCGGTGTACGGTTTTCTTGCCTTCCTCGGTCAGCTTCACCGCCGTATTGGCCGGAGACACCATGACCAGCTTGCCTTCCTCGTACTTCACGGACGAAGGAATCGCTACGCCGGAGTTCAGATGGCCCACTACCCCGTACACGTCAGGGTTGGAGATGAGCATTTCCGCGTTCGATACGCCGATCTTCGGGTCCGCCTGGTCATCCTGCGGGAAGAGCTGGATGTCGAAGCCGAGCTTTTTGAATTCTTCCTTGCGCAGATTCAGCGCGTATTCGGCACCCGTCTTGATCGCGTCTCCGAGAGAGGACTGGTTCCCGGAGAGGGGGGTTTGGGTTGCGATTTTGATGACACCACCGTCTGTTGCTTCGCCGCCGCTACCGGAAGTGCTCGTCTGGTTTTGCGCCGGCTGCTGACCACCTCCGCTTGTGTTGGTTCCCCCTGATGAATTGCTGGTTCCTGCGCAACCTGTGAGTGCCACACTCGTCGCCAATACCGCAGATAAAATACTGATGTGAGAGAGTTTTTTCATGCGGAATTGAATCCCCCTTTAATTATTCTTTATTTTTGTCCTCGCCAGACGATCTACCCTACTTACCAGGTTGCGACACTGTGAGCACTCTTTCTGTTAGGACGGAAGATAGATGTGGCTTGGCTATTATTTATTGTAAAATAAATCTGATAATTTACAATAGGTAAAATATTTTTTTCAATCATATACCGAATGCTTACATGCTCGTGATTTCATTCCCTGCTATTGAAATCAAATAATTATATCTTTGCTTTATCGCCATAAAGCGTTAATGTTATCCATTATATTTACGGCTCCCAAAACAAAAACTCCCTCTATTGCAGAGGGAGTGCCGGGACGAGAATTTGCCCTGTTTTTACGTCTGCGATGCCTTCCGCAGTAAGTCTCGCATAAGGCAGGTGAGTGGCGGTGAAAAACAGGAGAGAATAGAGCGGATCGAGGTGCGCGTGGCCTTTTGCCCGCAGCTTGGCCGTCAAATTCTCCGCCATGGCAATCACTTCTTCCATCGGAGCCGGGGAAAATTTTCCGGCAAGCGGCAGCGGACATTCGCAGGCAATCTGCCCCTCGTCGATCAGCACGACTCCGCCGCCGATGTCTCTGATTCGCGCAAGCGCTGCCGCCATCGCCTGCGGGTCGCGCCCGATGACAAGCCAGTCGCCGGACGCTGTATAGGAGCTGGCCAAGCCCTCGATATGCTCGCCGTAGCCGCGCAGTACTGCAACCGTGCGGCTTTTCCCTGCCGGATCGACGCTGACAATCAGGGCGAGCTGCGGGTCGTGCGCCAGCGAGACGAAGCCGTGCTCGTCTACCGGAAGCTGCTCCAGCGTCATGCGGGTAATAACGGCATTCAGCATGTTCAGCACCGGCACCTTGCCGTCTTCGTCAGGGCGCAGCGTGAACCATTCTGCCTGCGTTTTGTCCTGCAGCGAATCGACGGTTGGGAACG
It includes:
- a CDS encoding branched-chain amino acid ABC transporter permease, which codes for MLNILPQVLVDGLTLGFMYAVVALGYTMVYGILEFINFAHGEIFMVGAFVGTEVLLISDALGALEGMNPFVALFLTLIIAMVITGALGVGIERVAYRPLRGAPRLVPLISAIGVSFLLQDLVRFTEALARNEFYLNSPTLFTGSISLGSFAAIPAKGLIVIVLAIVMMIALTLFINKTKWGIAMRAVAQDQSTASLMTINVDKVIMLTFLIGSSLGGATGVLFAQNYGTIDPYIGFILGLKAFTAAVLGGIGNLRGAMVGGVLLGLLESLSGAFMGPLTNGAFGAEYKDVFAFSILILVLLFKPEGLFGEAVKEKV
- a CDS encoding branched-chain amino acid ABC transporter substrate-binding protein, whose product is MKKLSHISILSAVLATSVALTGCAGTSNSSGGTNTSGGGQQPAQNQTSTSGSGGEATDGGVIKIATQTPLSGNQSSLGDAIKTGAEYALNLRKEEFKKLGFDIQLFPQDDQADPKIGVSNAEMLISNPDVYGVVGHLNSGVAIPSSVKYEEGKLVMVSPANTAVKLTEEGKKTVHRICARDDAQGPKAAMYAKNTLGVKTAFIIHDKTAYGQGLSDQVKLQFEKDGVQLLGYEGITQGEKDYSAVLNQVTAKNPDIIFFGGLYPEGGILVKQAREKGYKGYFMGGDGLDSSDMIKIAGDAVEGVVFTSVAGDVTQTEEGKKWAEEYKKTTNKPLETYSVYGFDSMNVILNGVMEAIKANGGKKPTREQVLEAVHKTKDFQGQFTKVTFDEKGDNVNADVFIYKYDKDKSTFVGKAE